A stretch of DNA from Candidatus Pseudomonas phytovorans:
CGCCGAAACCGTCTTCCATGCCAGCCAGCTTGACGCGCTCGATCAGGGAGCGCATTACATGCTTCTCGTAACCCGAGTAAGCATGCACAACATACCAACGCTTAGCCACGGGACACCTTTAGCCAACGATCAGGGAGACCGCCCAGCCGAGCAGGGAGTCGAGCCCCCACAACAGCAGTGCCATAACCAGAACGACAGCCACGACAATAAGCGTGGTCTGAGTGGTTTCCTGGCGGGTCGGCCACACGACTTTACGGATTTCGGTACGAGCTTCCTTCGCCAACGCAAAGAACGACTTGCCCTTCGCAGTCTGCAGAGCTACAAAGCCCGCGACAGCAGCCAGGACGAGAAGTGCGAGAACGCGATACAGGATCGGAGACGCGGAGTAATATTGATTACCCACAACAGCTACAACCACCAAAGCAACTACAGCCAGCCACTTGAACAGATCAAAACGCGATTCTTGGGCTTCAGTTTTGGGAGTCATCAAGGAGGATCCTGTGAGAAGAAAGCCATCACACCGAAGTGAAATGGCAGGTCAGGAGGGAATCGAACCCCCAACCTACGGTTTTGGAGACCGTCGCTCTGCCAATTGAGCTACTGACCTGTAACGCTGTATCAGGCCGGCCATTATACCGGCCTGATCAAGTAAATCAACTACTTATTCAATAATTTTTGCTACGACGCCGGCGCCGACGGTACGACCGCCTTCACGGATAGCGAAGCGCAGACCGTCTTCCATTGCGATGGTCTTGATCAGGGTGACAACCATCTGGATGTTGTCGCCTGGCATTACCATTTCAACGCCTTCCGGCAGTTCGCAGTTACCGGTCACGTCAGTGGTACGGAAGTAGAACTGAGGACGGTAGCCTTTGAAGAACGGAGTGTGACGACCGCCTTCTTCTTTCGACAGAACGTAGACTTCTGCGGTGAACTTGGTGTGCGGCTTGACCGAACCTGGCTTGACCAGAACCTGGCCACGCTCAACGTCGTCACGCTTGGTACCACGCAGCAGAACGCCGCAGTTCTCGCCAGCACGGCCTTCGTCCAGCAGCTTGCGGAACATCTCAACACCGGTGCAGGTGGTGGTTTGAGTGTCACGCAGACCAACGATTTCCAGCGCTTCCTGAACCTTGACGATAC
This window harbors:
- the secE gene encoding preprotein translocase subunit SecE, translating into MTPKTEAQESRFDLFKWLAVVALVVVAVVGNQYYSASPILYRVLALLVLAAVAGFVALQTAKGKSFFALAKEARTEIRKVVWPTRQETTQTTLIVVAVVLVMALLLWGLDSLLGWAVSLIVG